The Cydia fagiglandana chromosome 4, ilCydFagi1.1, whole genome shotgun sequence genome has a window encoding:
- the LOC134663432 gene encoding tubulin glycylase 3B-like, translating into MPMTVTVPTTKVYSRVPETKIKLSSTLMKQGVYSYVPDRLSHEPKMRLGPYEGQYKCKGLSPKERMQIIGNCQKRTTRYMHLKNLAAEAIRKNKIFSVYGTCKTVRATLVERGWVEKLPSQRMNMKNIYSGRTPKHEIRNELETLLLSHLVEKYPPSLIWCTKEYQTQKGSTIDMTKDYVPTVNRLQIDAAWTTKQGLCSTIKRNYWFYIEGVAEVYCPRTYNSYDPSEIDSFKNDFKVTACTSLLKWVLSKVANDRPVFVSDGTVSIKIILFAINRCKEYLYRKQNIDIDKTVSNVTAGQWKSFMKNYSRIISKTAYFDTDKKEQMSLYLSYAKFMLKEIYKYRPQLSCEGCHNIWIIKPAHWCRGRGIRLASSLEDVDDILNKTKAKYVLQKYIEEPLLIHETKFDIRQYYLITSTCPLVIWMYKDCYLKFSTQKYNLKNYHESIHLTNNAVQKKYTNCENRHEDLPLTNMWDSDTFKSYLQKSGKEHVWDNIIYPGMKKAIRSIVLGCQDSLIPCKNRFELYGCDFMLDKEYKPWLIEINSCPDLNPTTPVTAKICPAAIRDIIKVVIDYANDPKSSTGKFECIYRQPHTIPRYSGGDLIVRGYSLPSSYFYKGKHKSKETHFDLGVSKQLDIAGVMKMMKNKYEKGAQLDCEESDKLVEHVKIPDFDNQCSNSKVNIPPPFIADHLTGIIERVVSNINVRTSEESENLTGIIKTVVSNKNDSSSSEESSLSSDSLPGINETVSKNKNSKIKYINVRTSEESDNLTGIIETVLSNKNVPTTSEESSESLAGIIEALVSKNKININVRTSERSENVTGIIESGESNKNVPVTSEESNNLTGIIETVVSNIIQSTSEKSYQSKNQQKVNSTNKELVKPGGRFSHKNWVVLRHLKNMLQAGSSPSTEKTDSKPTNNCSEQQDYTVKTLTNMLYFLIRKEKEESKLTRQKYMFF; encoded by the exons ATGCCAATGACAGTTACCGTACCTACTACCAAAGTGTATTCCAGGGTACCCGAGACAAAG ATAAAATTAAGTTCAACATTAATGAAACAGGGCGTATACTCGTATGTTCCTGACAGACTTTCACACGAGCCTAAAATGAGATTGGGACCATATGAAGGACAGTATAAATGTAAGGGTTTGTCACCGAAAGAGAGAATGCAAATTATTGGTAATTGCCAAAAGAGAACGACACGATATATGCACCTGAAAAATTTGGCTGCTGAGGCCATAAGAAAGAATAAAATATTCTCAGTGTATGGTACGTGCAAGACCGTACGTGCCACTTTGGTCGAACGAGGGTGGGTGGAAAAGCTTCCCTCGCAACGCATGAACATGAAAAATATATACAGCGGCCGCACACCCAAACACGAGATCAGAAACGAGCTAGAAACCCTCCTTCTATCCCATTTAGTTGAAAAATATCCACCTAGTTTGATATGGTGCACCAAGGAGTACCAGACACAAAAGGGCAGTACCATAGACATGACTAAGGATTACGTACCTACAGTTAACAGGTTACAGATAGACGCTGCTTGGACAACAAAGCAAGGTCTCTGCTCGACCATAAAAAGAAACTACTGGTTTTATATAGAAGGTGTAGCCGAAGTGTATTGTCCGCGGACATATAATAGCTACGACCCTAGTGAAATAGATAGTTTCAAGAATGATTTTAAAGTTACAGCTTGTACAAGCTTACTGAAGTGGGTGCTGTCAAAGGTCGCCAATGACCGTCCTGTGTTTGTATCTGATGGAACGGTGTCTATAAAAATAATCCTCTTTGCAATAAACAGGTGTAAAGAATACTTGTATAGGAAACAGAATATAGATATAGACAAAACAGTAAGTAATGTAACTGCAGGCCAGTGGAAGAGCTTTATGAAAAATTACTCCCGTATAATTTCAAAGACCGCCTATTTTGATACTGATAAAAAAGAACAAATGAGTTTATACTTAAGTTACGCAAAATTTATGTTGAAAGAAATTTACAAGTACCGGCCACAATTAAGTTGTGAAGGATGTCACAATATTTGGATCATAAAACCTGCTCACTGGTGTAGGGGCAGAGGCATAAGATTAGCTTCTAGTTTAGAAGACGTGGATGACATATTAAATAAGACCAAGGCGAAATACgtcttacaaaaatatattg AGGAACCATTACTCATACACGAGACAAAATTTGACATACGACAATACTATCTTATTACAAGTACATGTCCTTTAGTTATATGGATGTATAAGGACTGCTATTTGAAATTCAGCACACAAAAATACAACCTGAAGAACTACCATGAATCAATCCATCTAACGAACAATGCAGTGCAAAAAAAATATACCAATTGTGAAAACCGTCACGAGGACTTACCTCTAACCAACATGTGGGACTCTGATACCTTCAAAAGCTATTTACAAAAAAGTGGAAAGGAACATGTGTGGGACAATATAATCTACCCGGGAATGAAAAAGGCTATAAGAAGCATAGTGCTAGGCTGTCAGGATTCGCTGATTCCATGTAAAAACCGTTTCGAGTTGTATGGTTGCGACTTTATGTTAGACAAGGAGTATAAGCCGTGGTTAATTGAGATTAACTCCTGTCCTGATCTGAATCCTACTACTCCAGTCACTGCTAAGATATGTCCGGCTGCTATAAGAGATATTATAAAAG TGGTCATCGATTATGCCAATGATCCAAAATCTTCTACCGGTAAATTTGAATGCATTTATCGACAACCTCATACCATACCACGGTATTCAGGTGGGGACCTCATAGTACGAGGCTACAGCCTTCCGTCTTCGTACTTTTATAAAGGAAAACATAAATCTAAAGAAACGCATTTTGACTTAGGTGTTAGCAAACAACTGGACATAGCGGGGGTCATGAAAATGATGAAAAATAAGTACGAGAAAGGGGCGCAGCTTGACTGCGAAGAAAGTGATAAACTTGTAGAGCATGTAAAGATACCAGATTTTGATAACCAATGCTCAAACTCTAAAGTGAACATACCGCCGCCGTTTATTGCAGACCATTTGACCGGTATCATTGAGAGGGTAGTGTCAAATATAAATGTTCGCACAAGTGAAGAATCAGAGAATTTGACCGGTATAATTAAGACAGTGGTATCAAATAAAAATGATTCCTCATCAAGTGAAgagtcatcactgtcatcagaCAGTTTGCCAGGTATAAATGAGACagtatcaaaaaataaaaatagtaaaattaaatatataaatgttcGTACAAGTGAAGAATCAGACAATTTGACCGGTATAATTGAGACAGTGTTGTCAAATAAAAATGTTCCCACAACAAGTGAAGAGTCATCAGAGAGTTTGGCCGGTATAATTGAGGCATTAGTgtcaaagaataaaataaatataaatgttcgcACAAGTGAACGATCAGAAAATGTGACCGGTATAATTGAGTCAGGAGagtcaaataaaaatgtacCCGTAACAAGTGAAGAGTCAAACAATTTGACCGGTATAATTGAGACGGTAGTGTCAAATATAATCCAATCAACAAGTGAAAAATCATATcaatcaaaaaatcaacaaaaagTCAATTCCACAAATAAAGAGTTAGTTAAACCAGGTGGCAGATTTAGTCATAAAAACTGGGTAGTTTTGAGGCATCTTAAAAATATGCTGCAAGCAGGTTCATCGCCGTCTACAGAAAAAACAGATTCAAAACCAACCAACAATTGTTCAGAACAACAAGATTATACTGTAAAGACTCTCACTAATATGCTCTATTTCTTAATCAGAAAAGAAAAGGAAGAAAGCAAATTAACTAGACAGAAGTATATGTtcttttag